In a single window of the Pelagibacterium sp. 26DY04 genome:
- a CDS encoding dihydrofolate reductase family protein translates to MAKIVGYIAASLDGLIVDGNDDLGWLYKYDDMDLGEHDYRTFIKGIRTVVMGRGTYDFIERESSPWAYGEQRTIVVTSRPIENPKGPLEVRSDVDALIAELRALDDGDVWMLGGGELQMAFLERGALDEIEIYIIPEMLGGGRPLFPLTGFRASPTLISAQAIDKGCVRLHYRF, encoded by the coding sequence ATGGCGAAAATCGTAGGATATATCGCGGCCAGTCTGGACGGCCTGATAGTCGACGGGAACGATGATCTGGGCTGGCTCTACAAATATGACGACATGGACCTGGGCGAGCACGACTATCGCACCTTCATCAAGGGCATCCGCACCGTGGTGATGGGGCGCGGCACTTATGATTTCATTGAGCGGGAAAGCTCGCCCTGGGCTTATGGCGAGCAGCGGACCATCGTTGTCACCTCGCGGCCGATCGAAAATCCGAAAGGACCGCTGGAGGTCCGTAGCGACGTCGATGCCTTGATCGCCGAATTGCGGGCGCTGGACGATGGCGATGTCTGGATGCTGGGCGGCGGGGAATTGCAGATGGCGTTTCTCGAGCGCGGAGCGTTGGACGAGATCGAGATCTATATCATCCCCGAAATGCTGGGCGGCGGGCGACCGCTGTTTCCGCTGACCGGTTTCCGGGCGTCGCCCACGCTGATCAGCGCCCAGGCGATCGACAAGGGTTGCGTGCGGCTGCACTACCGGTTCTGA
- a CDS encoding TetR/AcrR family transcriptional regulator has protein sequence MARRKTISDEQIHDILLDTILETGPAGLTFARAAADCGLAPATLVQRYGDREAMVQAILLRAWDVLDAQTEAADAEEESSPQGAIEVLIRLMPTDAAERNATDGLLLLREDIRNPALRARGAAWGRALVKALGRRLSNDPERGERLGWQMASLWQGAHTWWAFTQDEPAERAIRRVLGQWLRDMEVA, from the coding sequence ATGGCTAGACGCAAGACGATCTCCGACGAGCAGATTCACGACATCCTTCTCGATACGATCCTGGAAACAGGTCCAGCGGGCCTGACCTTCGCCCGCGCCGCCGCCGATTGCGGCTTGGCTCCGGCGACCCTCGTGCAGCGCTATGGCGATCGGGAGGCGATGGTGCAGGCCATCCTGCTGCGGGCCTGGGATGTGCTGGACGCGCAAACCGAGGCAGCCGACGCCGAGGAAGAGAGTTCTCCTCAAGGTGCCATCGAAGTGCTGATCCGGCTGATGCCCACCGATGCCGCAGAGCGCAACGCGACGGACGGGTTGTTGCTCTTGCGCGAGGATATCCGCAATCCTGCCCTGCGCGCCCGCGGCGCGGCCTGGGGGCGGGCACTCGTCAAGGCGCTCGGCCGCCGTCTTTCAAACGATCCCGAGCGCGGAGAGCGTCTGGGCTGGCAGATGGCCAGCCTATGGCAGGGCGCACACACCTGGTGGGCCTTCACCCAGGACGAACCGGCAGAACGCGCCATCCGGCGCGTCCTTGGACAATGGTTGCGGGATATGGAGGTGGCCTAA
- a CDS encoding aldo/keto reductase → MTTQATAAQSGTFTIGNFTINRLGYGAMRITGRGIFGPPADREGCLETLKRLPELGVNFIDTADSYGPDISEELINEALHPYEGMLIATKAGLTRPGPDRWAPNGMPDYLIGQARGSLKRLGVSQIGLWQLHRIDPRVPRGDQFAAVKAMLDEGIIANAGLSEVSIEEIEAAREVFPVATVQNRYNLVDRQSEQVLKYCEKEGIGFIPWFPLAAGNLAKPGGVLEEVAKRHEATPGQIALAWVLKRSPVMLPIPGTSKVTHLEENVAAAEIELSEDDFAALEAAGRKG, encoded by the coding sequence ATGACGACTCAAGCCACCGCCGCGCAATCCGGCACCTTCACCATCGGCAATTTTACCATCAACCGGCTGGGTTATGGCGCGATGCGGATCACCGGGCGGGGGATTTTCGGACCCCCGGCTGACCGCGAAGGATGCCTGGAAACGCTCAAGCGCCTGCCCGAGCTTGGCGTCAATTTCATCGACACCGCCGATTCCTATGGACCCGATATTTCCGAGGAACTGATCAACGAGGCGCTGCATCCCTATGAGGGCATGCTGATCGCCACCAAGGCGGGGCTGACCCGGCCTGGGCCCGACCGCTGGGCGCCCAATGGAATGCCCGACTATCTGATCGGGCAGGCGCGGGGGAGCCTGAAACGGCTCGGGGTGAGCCAGATCGGGCTGTGGCAATTGCACAGGATCGATCCGCGCGTGCCGCGCGGCGACCAGTTCGCGGCGGTGAAAGCGATGCTCGATGAAGGGATCATCGCCAATGCCGGGCTGAGCGAGGTGTCGATCGAGGAGATCGAGGCGGCACGGGAGGTGTTTCCGGTGGCCACGGTGCAGAACCGGTATAACCTCGTCGACCGGCAGAGCGAACAGGTGCTCAAATATTGCGAGAAGGAGGGGATCGGGTTCATTCCCTGGTTCCCGCTGGCGGCTGGCAATCTCGCCAAGCCCGGCGGCGTGCTCGAGGAGGTGGCGAAAAGGCATGAGGCGACGCCGGGGCAGATCGCGCTCGCCTGGGTTCTAAAGCGCAGCCCCGTGATGCTGCCCATTCCGGGGACATCCAAGGTCACCCATCTCGAAGAGAACGTGGCGGCGGCGGAAATCGAATTGTCCGAGGACGATTTCGCCGCGCTCGAGGCGGCCGGGCGGAAGGGTTGA
- the dld gene encoding D-lactate dehydrogenase — protein sequence MTDTLIATLRSITGPRHVLVGDRATRRYRKGYRYGDGEVLAVVRPGTLVEQWRALKACVEAGVIVIVQAANTGITGGSTPFGDGYDRPIVIINVMRIARVDLIRGGEQVIALPGATLDRLEKTLRAIGREPHSVIGSSCIGASVVGGVCNNSGGSLIQRGPAYTELALFAQVDADGQLRLVNHLGVDLGEDAETILSRLDAGQYTEADIAPEGNRRASDHDYHVHVRDVESETPARFNADPRKLFEASGSAGKLAVFALRLDTFAADTDTQVFYIGSNDAGELARIRRDMLSRFEHLPIAGEYLHRDGYRLTRKYGKDVFLIIKLLGTDRVPAAFAIKSWVDGITEKLGLGGAVSDRIVQFVTGLMPEHLPKRMNDYCERFEHHLMIRMGGEGIAEARAYFEDIFPSTSGDYFECTPQEGADAFLHRFAFGGAGGRYRAVHPNEVEDLLALDVALPRNETNWLPDLPPDLEAQLAYKSVCAHFFCHVLHQDYMVKKGADVDAIKARLLELLDARGAEYPAEHNVGHLYAAKPALEEFYRGLDPTNTFNPGIGKTSKKREWA from the coding sequence ATGACCGATACGCTGATCGCAACCCTCCGCTCCATCACCGGCCCCCGCCATGTGCTGGTGGGGGATCGGGCCACGCGGCGATACCGCAAGGGGTATCGCTATGGGGATGGCGAGGTGTTGGCGGTGGTGCGGCCGGGGACGCTGGTGGAGCAGTGGCGGGCGCTCAAGGCCTGTGTCGAGGCGGGGGTGATCGTCATCGTGCAGGCGGCCAATACCGGGATCACGGGCGGATCGACGCCGTTCGGGGACGGATATGACCGGCCGATCGTCATCATAAACGTCATGCGGATCGCGCGGGTCGACCTGATCCGGGGCGGCGAACAGGTGATCGCGCTGCCGGGGGCGACGCTCGACAGGCTGGAAAAGACGCTGCGCGCCATCGGGCGCGAGCCGCATTCGGTGATCGGGTCGAGCTGCATCGGGGCGTCCGTGGTGGGCGGGGTATGCAACAATTCGGGCGGGTCGCTGATCCAGCGCGGGCCGGCCTATACCGAATTGGCACTGTTCGCGCAGGTGGATGCGGACGGGCAGCTCAGGCTGGTCAACCATCTGGGGGTGGATCTGGGCGAGGATGCGGAAACCATCCTGTCGCGGCTCGATGCGGGGCAATATACCGAGGCCGATATCGCGCCCGAGGGCAATCGGCGCGCGTCGGACCATGACTACCACGTCCATGTGCGCGACGTTGAATCGGAAACCCCTGCCCGGTTCAATGCCGACCCCCGGAAACTGTTCGAGGCTTCGGGGAGCGCGGGCAAGCTCGCGGTGTTTGCTTTAAGGCTCGACACGTTTGCCGCCGACACGGACACGCAGGTGTTCTATATCGGCAGCAATGATGCAGGGGAATTGGCGCGGATCCGGCGCGACATGCTGAGCCGGTTCGAGCATCTGCCGATCGCGGGAGAATATCTGCATCGCGATGGATACCGGCTGACGCGGAAATACGGCAAGGACGTTTTTCTCATCATCAAGCTGCTGGGCACCGACAGGGTGCCTGCGGCCTTCGCCATCAAGAGCTGGGTGGATGGGATCACCGAGAAGCTGGGACTGGGCGGGGCGGTTTCGGACCGGATCGTGCAATTCGTGACTGGCCTGATGCCCGAACATCTGCCCAAGCGCATGAACGATTATTGCGAGCGGTTCGAGCACCATCTGATGATCCGGATGGGGGGCGAGGGTATCGCCGAGGCTCGCGCCTATTTCGAGGACATCTTTCCCTCCACGAGCGGGGACTATTTCGAGTGCACGCCCCAGGAAGGGGCCGATGCCTTCCTGCACCGGTTCGCGTTCGGAGGCGCCGGAGGGCGGTATCGGGCCGTGCATCCAAATGAGGTGGAAGACCTTCTGGCTCTCGATGTGGCGCTGCCGCGCAACGAGACGAACTGGCTGCCGGATCTGCCGCCCGATCTCGAGGCGCAACTGGCGTATAAATCGGTGTGCGCGCACTTTTTCTGCCATGTGCTGCACCAGGACTATATGGTCAAAAAGGGCGCCGATGTGGACGCCATCAAGGCGCGGCTGCTCGAACTGCTCGACGCGCGCGGGGCGGAATATCCGGCCGAGCACAATGTGGGGCATCTCTATGCCGCCAAGCCGGCGCTGGAGGAATTTTATCGCGGACTGGACCCCACCAATACGTTCAATCCGGGGATCGGGAAGACCAGCAAGAAGCGGGAGTGGGCGTGA
- the pcaF gene encoding 3-oxoadipyl-CoA thiolase: protein MAEAYICDYIRTPIGRFGGALSKVRPDDLGALVLKTLVERNPNVDFEAVEDVIFGNANQAGEDNRNVARMSLLLAGLPATVTGTTINRLCGSGLDAVLTAARAIKAGEAELMIAGGTESMSRAPFVMPKAETAFSRNAEIYDTTIGWRFVNPLMQKLYGSDSMPETGENVAEDYKISREDQDAFALRSQNKAAAAQENGRLAQEIAPVTIPQRKGDPVVVDKDEHPRATSMEALAKLPTPFKKEGGTVTAGNASGVNDGAAALIIASEAAIKKYGLTPLARVVAGATAGVPPRVMGIGPLPASEKLAARMGVKATDFDLVELNEAFASQGIAVLRGLGIAEDAGHVNPNGGAIALGHPLGMSGARIAGTAALEMSLKGHKRALVTMCIGVGQGIAAGLEAV, encoded by the coding sequence ATGGCTGAAGCGTACATTTGCGACTATATTCGCACGCCCATCGGGCGGTTCGGCGGGGCGCTATCGAAGGTGCGGCCGGACGATCTCGGAGCTCTGGTGCTCAAGACGCTGGTGGAGCGCAATCCCAACGTCGATTTCGAGGCGGTCGAGGACGTGATCTTCGGCAACGCCAATCAGGCGGGCGAGGACAACCGGAACGTGGCGAGGATGAGCCTGTTGCTGGCGGGATTGCCGGCGACGGTGACGGGCACCACGATCAACCGGCTGTGCGGGTCGGGACTGGATGCGGTTTTGACGGCGGCGCGGGCGATCAAGGCGGGCGAGGCCGAACTGATGATCGCGGGCGGCACGGAATCGATGAGCCGCGCGCCGTTCGTGATGCCCAAGGCCGAGACGGCGTTTTCGCGCAATGCGGAGATCTACGACACGACCATCGGCTGGCGGTTCGTCAATCCGCTGATGCAAAAGCTCTACGGTTCGGATTCGATGCCCGAGACGGGCGAGAACGTGGCGGAAGACTATAAGATTTCGCGCGAGGACCAGGATGCGTTTGCGCTGAGGAGCCAGAACAAGGCGGCTGCGGCGCAGGAGAATGGGCGGCTGGCGCAGGAGATCGCGCCGGTGACCATTCCGCAGCGCAAGGGCGATCCGGTTGTTGTCGACAAGGATGAGCATCCGCGCGCGACCTCGATGGAGGCACTGGCGAAATTGCCGACCCCGTTCAAGAAAGAGGGCGGGACGGTGACGGCGGGAAACGCTTCGGGCGTCAATGACGGGGCGGCGGCGCTGATCATCGCGAGCGAAGCGGCGATCAAGAAGTATGGGCTCACGCCCCTAGCCCGCGTTGTGGCCGGGGCGACGGCGGGCGTGCCGCCGCGGGTGATGGGGATCGGACCCCTGCCCGCTTCGGAAAAACTGGCGGCACGGATGGGAGTCAAGGCGACCGATTTCGATCTGGTCGAGCTCAACGAGGCGTTTGCGAGCCAGGGCATCGCGGTGCTGCGGGGGCTGGGGATCGCCGAGGATGCCGGGCACGTCAACCCCAATGGCGGGGCGATCGCGCTGGGGCATCCGCTGGGGATGAGCGGCGCGCGGATCGCGGGCACGGCAGCGCTGGAAATGAGCCTAAAGGGACACAAGCGGGCGCTGGTGACCATGTGCATCGGTGTCGGGCAGGGAATCGCTGCGGGGCTGGAGGCGGTTTAG
- a CDS encoding PhoX family phosphatase, translating into MNEHKPTFPTQGLEDAEFAPTNPTSNPTMGELISRRFSRRGFLKGSLATTAIAATVSPLALLTAEKARAQEASAFSFPEVTAGVDADHHVAEGYNADVLLRWGDAVVNGAPEFDPTAQTAEAQSQQFGYNNDYVGYVPLEDSSEHGLLLVNHEYTNAHLMFPGLVTIVDGEPQQGPLSEEQVNIEIMAHGGSVVEIEKVDGKWRRVEGSPYNRRITGETEMEITGPAAGHDRLKTSEDDTGTRVRGTLNNCAGGTTPWGTYLMAEENFHGYFMGELPEGHAEAANYERLGAPGNSYEWGNFHDRFDVSKEPNEMNRFGWVVEVDPMDANSTPKKRTALGRFKHEGAESIVAPDGRVVFYTGDDERFDYVYKFVTNGTFDPDNREANMDLLDDGTLYVARFDEDGSMEWLPLVHGEGPLTSENGFESQADVLIETRRAGDLLGATPMDRPEDIEPNGSNGRVYVMLTNNTRRTEEQVDAANPRAENAFGHIIEIHEDGGDFAATTGTWEILLQCGDPSIAEVGATFSTATTENGWFGMPDNAAVDSEGRLWVSTDGNNPTDTGRTDGLWAVDTEGDARGTSKLFYRVPVGAEMCGPLPTPDLTTFFVAVQHPADGGEDWEGHGRPSYYEDLSTRWPDFRDDMPVRPAVVAITKADGGKIGMG; encoded by the coding sequence ATGAACGAGCATAAACCGACCTTCCCCACACAGGGACTTGAAGACGCCGAGTTCGCTCCGACCAATCCCACTTCCAACCCCACGATGGGCGAACTGATCTCCCGCCGCTTTTCGCGCCGCGGGTTTCTGAAGGGTTCGCTGGCGACCACGGCGATTGCCGCTACGGTCAGCCCCTTGGCGCTGCTGACGGCCGAAAAGGCCCGCGCGCAGGAAGCCTCCGCCTTCTCGTTCCCCGAAGTGACGGCTGGTGTCGATGCCGACCACCACGTGGCCGAGGGCTATAATGCCGACGTTCTGCTGCGCTGGGGCGATGCCGTCGTCAATGGCGCGCCCGAATTCGACCCGACCGCGCAGACGGCCGAAGCGCAGAGCCAGCAGTTCGGCTACAACAACGACTATGTGGGCTATGTGCCGCTCGAGGATTCCTCGGAACACGGCCTGCTGCTGGTCAACCACGAATACACCAACGCCCACCTGATGTTCCCGGGGCTGGTCACCATCGTCGATGGCGAGCCGCAGCAGGGTCCGCTTTCCGAAGAGCAGGTCAATATCGAGATCATGGCCCATGGCGGGTCGGTCGTCGAAATCGAAAAGGTGGATGGCAAGTGGCGCCGTGTCGAGGGCAGCCCCTACAACCGCCGCATCACCGGCGAAACCGAAATGGAAATCACCGGCCCGGCTGCCGGCCATGATCGATTGAAGACCAGCGAGGACGACACCGGCACCCGCGTGCGCGGCACGCTCAACAACTGCGCTGGCGGCACCACCCCCTGGGGCACTTACCTCATGGCGGAAGAGAACTTCCACGGCTATTTCATGGGCGAGCTGCCCGAGGGTCATGCTGAAGCCGCCAATTACGAACGCCTCGGCGCTCCGGGCAACAGCTATGAATGGGGCAATTTCCACGACCGGTTCGACGTTTCCAAGGAACCCAACGAAATGAACCGTTTCGGCTGGGTGGTCGAAGTCGACCCGATGGATGCCAACTCCACGCCCAAGAAGCGCACCGCTCTCGGCCGCTTCAAGCATGAAGGCGCCGAATCCATTGTCGCCCCGGATGGACGCGTCGTGTTCTATACCGGTGACGACGAGCGCTTCGACTATGTCTACAAATTTGTGACCAACGGCACTTTCGACCCCGACAACCGCGAAGCCAATATGGACCTGCTCGATGACGGCACGCTCTATGTGGCGCGCTTTGACGAAGACGGCTCCATGGAATGGCTGCCGCTGGTTCATGGCGAGGGCCCGCTGACGTCCGAGAACGGTTTTGAAAGCCAGGCGGACGTGCTGATCGAAACCCGCCGGGCCGGCGATCTTCTGGGTGCCACTCCGATGGACCGCCCCGAGGACATCGAACCCAATGGTTCGAACGGCCGCGTCTATGTGATGCTGACCAATAACACCCGCCGCACCGAAGAGCAGGTCGACGCCGCCAATCCGCGCGCCGAGAACGCCTTCGGCCACATCATCGAAATCCACGAGGATGGCGGTGACTTCGCGGCGACGACCGGCACCTGGGAAATCCTGCTCCAGTGCGGCGATCCCTCGATCGCCGAAGTGGGCGCGACCTTCTCGACGGCGACGACCGAAAACGGCTGGTTCGGCATGCCCGACAACGCGGCAGTCGACAGCGAAGGCCGGCTCTGGGTTTCGACCGACGGCAACAACCCCACCGACACCGGCCGGACCGATGGTCTCTGGGCCGTGGACACCGAAGGCGATGCCCGCGGCACGTCCAAGCTGTTCTACCGCGTCCCGGTCGGCGCGGAAATGTGCGGCCCGCTGCCGACCCCGGACCTGACCACCTTCTTTGTGGCGGTTCAGCATCCGGCCGATGGCGGCGAGGATTGGGAAGGCCATGGCCGTCCGTCCTACTACGAAGATCTGTCCACCCGCTGGCCGGATTTCCGCGACGACATGCCGGTTCGCCCGGCGGTCGTGGCGATCACCAAGGCCGATGGCGGCAAGATCGGCATGGGCTAA